One window from the genome of Yarrowia lipolytica chromosome 1B, complete sequence encodes:
- a CDS encoding uncharacterized protein (Compare to YALI0B18854g, weakly similar to uniprot|Q03649 Saccharomyces cerevisiae YMR210w Putative acyltransferase, similar to Saccharomyces cerevisiae EHT1 (YBR177C) and EEB1 (YPL095C); ancestral locus Anc_8.574) has protein sequence MNPTIERSARLADYVWSFLGAHKVVVGLFLAAYFIFKSRDHVKITKPRKPLELHLKNGKTESLDALIQQVPGLKNGDTLWYNPLKILNHVQTIMASQNDLHGTDLVYYARRMVDFDDGVQIAADYVVPAPKTPEEKAAWKKGLEYKPEENTPKFPVRTRYKQPQEVELDHSDDSKPMLILLHGLTGGSYESYVRAVVAKITSQYNASADGTLVDFECVVMNTRGCARTTIKTPELFNGCWTEDVRRFVKDMRKRYPNRRFYMVGFSLGASILANYLGQEAEDIDIEAACVVANPWDLCASYYALRSSWSGRHLYNPQMAKNLLRMLRNHREVMKRNPIYDESLTKQVKSIVDFDNLFTAPMFGFDTATDYYRHGSSCNRIMNIRVPTLILHALDDPVAPGFQLPYHEIKRNPYTVMAATNHGGHIGWFHWGKDKRWFPSKIAGFFSQFEKEVDHTKDNNTKVERLERRWENDRLRAVRYD, from the coding sequence ATGAACCCCACTATCGAACGATCCGCACGGCTGGCCGACTACGTCTGGTCGTTTCTGGGCGCACacaaggtggtggttggcCTGTTTCTGGCCGCCTACTTCATTTTCAAGTCACGAGACCATGTGAAGATCACCAAGCCCAGAAAACCGTTGGAGCTGCATCTCAAGAACGGCAAGACTGAGTCGCTCGACGCTCTGATCCAGCAGGTCCCCGGCCTCAAAAACGGCGACACTCTGTGGTACAACCCTCTCAAGATCCTCAACCATGTGCAGACCATCATGGCTTCTCAGAACGACCTCCATGGCACCGACCTGGTCTACTACGCCCGACGAATGGTTGATTTCGACGACGGCGTTCAGATTGCCGCCGATTACGTCGTCCCCGCCCCCAAGACCCCTGAGGAAAAGGCGGCCTGGAAGAAGGGACTCGAGtacaagcccgaggagaaCACCCCGAAGTTCCCAGTTCGAACCCGATACAAGCAGCCCCAGGAAGTGGAGCTCGACCACAGCGACGACTCCAAGCCCATGCTGATTCTTCTCCACGGCCTCACCGGCGGCTCTTATGAGTCCTACGTGCGAGCTGTTGTTGCTAAAATCACCTCTCAATACAACGCTTCTGCCGACGGAACCCTTGTAGACTTTGAGTGTGTTGTCATGAACACTCGAGGATGCGCCCGAACCACCATCAAGACCCCCGAGCTGTTCAACGGCTGCTGGACCGAGGACGTGCGAAGGTTTGTCAAGGATATGCGAAAGCGATACCCCAACCGGCGATTCTACATGGTGGGTTTCTCTCTTGGAGCCTCCATTCTCGCTAACTACCTGGGCCAAGAGGCCGAGGACATCGACATTGAGGCTGCCTGTGTTGTTGCCAACCCCTGGGACCTGTGTGCCTCATACTACGCCCTGCGAAGCTCGTGGTCTGGACGACACCTGTACAACCCCCAGATGGCTAAGAACCTGCTGCGAATGCTCCGAAACCACCGGGAGGTCATGAAGCGAAACCCCATCTACGACGAGTCGCTGACTAAGCAGGTCAAGTCCATTgtcgactttgacaacCTGTTCACCGCCCCCATGTTCGGATTCGACACCGCCACCGACTACTATCGACATGGCTCGTCGTGTAACCGAATCATGAACATCCGAGTCCCCACTTTGATTCTGCATGCCCTGGACGACCCCGTGGCTCCCGGCTTCCAGCTGCCCTACCACGAGATCAAGCGAAACCCCTACACCGTCATGGCTGCCACCAATCATGGAGGACACATTGGCTGGTTCCACTGGGGCAAGGACAAACGATGGTTCCCCTCCAAGATTGCTGGTTTCTTCTCGCagtttgagaaggaggtggatcacaccaaggacaacaacacaaaGGTGGAGCGACTGGAGCGTCGGTGGGAGAATGATAGACTTCGAGCTGTTCGATACGATTAG
- a CDS encoding uncharacterized protein (Compare to YALI0B18788g, weakly similar to uniprot|Q9V3L5 Drosophila melanogaster RAB4 protein) → MPSNSTSNSTDASDFDSDLRYDYIAKVILLGPSGCGKSCIMHRFVKGEWKVSSSQTIGVEFASKIVRVGSGSNLTRIKLQLWDTAGQERFRALTRSYYRGAAGVVLVYDTVNRSTFRQLAEFIQDVRSLTSPQVTMVACGNKADLIEEADRTWIVPPAEVRTFSQSNPDITVTTCSAKSGKGIEDLFDKVAAQLLTKIELGEIDPEDMNSGVQYGDVPRWDRSTKKSRKKDSKKGFSALSRFFANRAGEEEIKKDQQDKEESGGRSSSRKNSNTPLLRRPSTVEQEPIELDGRGADSRVDVAQQTKSGCCY, encoded by the coding sequence ATGCCTTCAAATTCAACGTCGAATTCGACCGACGCTTCGGACTTTGACTCTGACCTTCGCTATGACTATATTGCCAAAGTGATTCTCCTGGGCCCCTCTGGGTGTGGAAAGTCATGTATCATGCACAGATTCGTCAAGGGCGAATGGAAGGTGTCTTCTTCGCAAACGATAGGCGTGGAGTTTGCTTCCAAAATCGTCCGTGTGGGCTCAGGGTCCAACCTGACCAGAATCAAGCTGCAGCTATGGGACACTGCTGGACAGGAGCGGTTTCGAGCGCTGACCCGTAGTTACTACCGAGGAGCCGCAGGAGTGGTTCTAGTATACGATACGGTGAACCGTTCCACTTTCAGACAACTTGCCGAGTTCATTCAGGACGTTAGAAGCCTCACATCTCCTCAAGTGACTATGGTTGCATGTGGAAACAAAGCTGATTTGATTGAGGAGGCAGATAGAACGTGGATCGTCCCTCCAGCCGAAGTGCGCACCTTTTCACAGTCGAATCCCGACATCACAGTCACCACTTGTTCGGCCAAATCCGGCAAAGGCATTGAGGATTTGTTCGACAAAGTGGCTGCTCAGCTCCTGACCAAGATTGAGCTGGGCGAAATCGATCCAGAGGACATGAACAGCGGTGTACAATATGGAGACGTTCCGCGGTGGGACCGGTCGACGAAAAAAAGCAGGAAGAAGGATTCCAAAAAGGGTTTCTCTGCGTTATCGAGGTTTTTTGCAAACAGAGCtggtgaggaggagatcaagaaggaccagCAGGATAAAGAAGAGAGTGGCGGAAGGTCTAGTTCCCGCAAGAACTCGAACACGCCGCTGCTACGACGCCCAAGTACAGTGGAACAGGAACCCATTGAGTTAGATGGGCGAGGGGCAGACTCGAGGGTAGATGTAGCCCAGCAGACGAAATCGGGATGCTGTTATTAG
- a CDS encoding uncharacterized protein (Truncated form of YALI0B18810g, weakly similar to uniprot|Q03690 Saccharomyces cerevisiae YMR012w CLU1 translation initiation factor eIF3, similar to Saccharomyces cerevisiae CLU1 (YMR012W); ancestral locus Anc_2.559) has protein sequence MAYLICLLTTMRRFFGTRLNLSVSPRSPVHITMLNSVCTQFVRFRTNPVLTLQVTFPDPELPPLSLTVSPEESVQEIRNYIRDAFVQERCITSFTLNLNGQPIDGFESLAEIEGLESGATIELTNAPYNEHEARLHVIRVRELAGFSNNSHAAVGQDAGMTAFNRTEGIDKTPKDYMQEVVETKAQKEAKAKLKAEQKKAKAAAKAEALAKNEEVSEDEESEPEDDTPMKQSTQVLEENSPMHGFKLEESKSLQELFPDRQNLPAPALLSLHLSHWNPPTQAQQLNGELLYLQCATLEGESYQIVAHTNGFYVANSTLGSFDPSPKPLMVKTKAKKQNGGKKGGKKTETEISYVPITTENMHHSLYDLLVSLSDKFAKKIASNYAELNAAGMLSVVPPTNCFLANPWLTKPAGFRRPDMARNQELLSLKNLEGQDDTREWSEDLQSLKELPRETINDRVVRERHLNKTYFDFTEAAVAGAVQVVHGEIQPINPSEPEASHIFLHKGIFYSVGADGSGTYAEIGGDEAARVASAKDLQAVQQLVQFDFPEIASLCTTVVDYQGKRIVCQSPVPGIFRQPENAPPQVKYGSVEGAEEIASEQEFGDAFKPIAAAFRLKTHTVKDANKEHSLHLASDCKGLAGTDGRKYLLDLYRLAPVDIAFLDANPSYPHQLALLRFEAVEAYFRHQVRAEIKKQSLDEDETPKFEVEPFYLNPDAFVLPAPKEDEDAVRAASEFVSNTIIPEHVEAVIAGFGTTPIDGQQLTQSLHGKGIPMRHLASVIAAAKKSDTSKAQFLAELCEQEIAVRSAKHLLRNEMAKKGANPKYVVAHVMNLLLGSTSKVFDTPAGLLTVSDSVNLSVDEAKATVAAIAKTRFGYDLDTSIFAKRPVQLLRELSGKLGLQFLQKEYEFGAEPFAVADVVNILPVFKTTTFRSKLEEEALEAARNSVNTDKDVALQLLRESIPLAEQVYGSVNPELTKVYNTASYLAYEMDEALLAADLGRRACIMSERCSGIDSVDAILNYLNLSLFEHAIGNYVGALHMIKHAVSVWVTVCGTHLHPDIITSLSNAITMLTTLKRWNESRQWLEKTIVITESVANEKAQAPLRFQLAQTMCHEQQYKEATDELRRALKLFNAHYGEDDQNTKDCAVWLKSLTQAAVSIQRQKLWEQEQGRLARQAPKPTATHQKEAPKKASKKTKGKGKGKDDKGEKLVAELKKKKAGKR, from the coding sequence ATGGCTTATCTGATCTGTCTACTCACTACTATGAGACGCTTTTTTGGTACCAGGCTCAACCTCTCTGTCAGTCCCCGCTCGCCTGTTCATATAACTATGCTCAACTCGGTGTGCACTCAATTTGTTCGCTTCCGTACTAACCCAGTCCTCACCCTCCAAGTCACCTTTCCCGACCCGGAGCTCCCTCCCCTGTCCCTCACCGTCTCTCCCGAAGAGTCTGTGCAGGAAATTCGAAACTACATTCGAGACGCCTTTGTCCAGGAGCGATGCATCACTTCCTTCACCCTGAACCTCAACGGTCAGCCTATTGACGGATTTGAGAGCCTTGCTGAGATTGAAGGTCTCGAGTCTGGTGCTACCATCGAGCTCACCAACGCTCCCTACAACGAGCATGAGGCCCGTCTGCATGTGATCCGAGTGCGAGAGCTAGCTGGCTTTTCCAACAACTCCCACGCCGCTGTGGGCCAGGATGCCGGTATGACCGCCTTCAACCGAACCGAGGGCATCGACAAGACCCCCAAGGACTACATGCAGGAGGTTGTCGAGAccaaggcccagaaggaggctaaggccaagctcaaggccgagcagaagaaggccaaggctgctgccaaggccgaggctctggccaagaacgAGGAAGTgtctgaggacgaggaaTCGGAGCCTGAGGATGACACTCCCATGAAGCAGTCCACCCAGGTTCTTGAGGAGAACTCTCCCATGCACGGCTTCAAACTCGAGGAGTCCAAGTCTCTGCAAGAGCTGTTCCCCGACCGACAGAACCTGCCTGCTCCCGCTCTGCTgtctctccacctctcaCACTGGAACCCCCCCAcccaggcccagcagctcaacgGCGAGCTTCTGTATCTCCAGTGCGCCACTCTGGAGGGCGAGTCGTACCAGATTGTGGCACACACCAACGGTTTCTACGTTGCCAACTCCACTCTGGGCTCTTTCGACCCCTCTCCCAAGCCTCTGATGgtcaagaccaaggccaagaagcagaacGGCGGCAAGAAGGGCGGCAAGAAGACTGAGACCGAGATCTCCTACGTgcccatcaccaccgaAAACATGCACCACTCTCTCTACGACCTGCTGGTGTCTCTGTCCGACAAGTTTGCTAAGAAGATTGCCTCCAACTACGCTGAGCTCAACGCCGCTGGTATGCTCTCCGTTGTGCCCCCCACCAACTGCTTCCTGGCCAACCCCTGGCTCACCAAGCCCGCCGGTTTCCGACGACCCGATATGGCCCGAAACCAGGAGCTGCTGTCCctcaagaacctcgagGGCCAGGACGATACACGAGAGTGGTCCGAGGACCTGCAgtcgctcaaggagctgcccCGAGAGACCATCAATGACCGGGTGGTGCGGGAGCGACATCTCAACAAGACCTACTTTGACTTCACTGAGGCTGCTGTCGCCGGTGCCGTCCAGGTTGTCCATGGCGAGATTCAGCCCATCAATCCCTCTGAGCCCGAGGCCTCCCACATCTTCCTCCACAAGGGTATCTTCTACTCTGTTGGCGCCGACGGATCTGGCACTTATGCCGAGATTGGAGGCGACGAGGCTGCTCGAGTGGCCTCCGCCAAGGACCTCCAGGctgtccagcagcttgtgCAGTTTGACTTCCCCGAGATTGCCTCTCTGTGCACCACTGTGGTGGACTACCAGGGCAAGCGAATTGTCTGCCAGTCCCCTGTCCCCGGTATCTTCAGACAGCCCGAGAACGCCCCTCCTCAGGTCAAGTACGGCTCTGTCGAGGGTGCTGAGGAGATTGCCTCCGAGCAGGAGTTCGGAGACGCCTTCAAGCCCATCGCTGCTGCCTTCCGACTCAAGACCCACACAGTCAAGGACGCCAACAAGGAGCACTCTCTGCACCTGGCTTCCGACTGTAAGGGTCTTGCCGGTACTGACGGTCGAAAGTACCTGCTTGATCTCTACCGACTTGCTCCCGTCGACATTGCCTTCCTCGATGCCAACCCCTCGTACCCTCACCAGCTTGCTCTGCTGCGATTCGAGGCTGTCGAGGCCTACTTCCGACACCAGGTTCGAGccgagatcaagaagcagtCTCTGGATGAGGACGAGACCCCCAAGTTTGAGGTCGAGCCCTTCTACCTCAACCCTGACGCCTTCGTTCTTCCTGCAcccaaggaggatgaggacgCTGTGCGAGCTGCCTCCGAGTTTGTCTCCAACACTATCATTCCCGAGCATGTGGAGGCTGTGATTGCCGGCTTTGGCACCACTCCTATCGACGGCCAGCAGCTGACCCAGTCTCTGCACGGCAAGGGTATCCCGATGCGACACCTTGCCTCCGTCATTGCagctgccaagaagagcGACACTTCCAAGGCCCAGTTCCTCGCCGAGCTGTGTGAGCAGGAGATTGCCGTGCGATCCGCCAAGCACCTGCTGCGAAACgagatggccaagaagggtgCCAACCCCAAGTACGTTGTTGCTCACGTCAtgaacctgctgctgggctccacctccaaggtgTTTGATACCCCCGCCGGTCTGCTGACTGTCTCCGACTCCGTCAACCTTTCGgtcgacgaggccaaggctaCTGTTGCCGCCATTGCCAAGACCCGATTCGGCTACGACCTCGATACCTCCATCTTCGCCAAGCGACCCGTCCAGCTGCTCCGAGAGCTGTCTGGAAAGCTGGGACTCCAGTTCCTGCAGAAGGAGTACGAGTTTGGTGCCGAGCCCTTTGCCGTCGCCGACGTGGTCAACATCCTCCCCGTCTtcaagaccaccaccttccGATCcaagctcgaggaggaggctctggaggctgcCCGAAACTCCGTCAACACCGACAAGGACGTGGctctgcagctgctgcgaGAGTCCATTCCTCTCGCCGAGCAGGTGTACGGCTCCGTTAACCCCGAGCTCACCAAGGTGTACAACACCGCTTCTTACCTGGCCTACGAGATGGACGAGGCTCTGCTGGCTGCGGATCTCGGCCGACGAGCCTGCATCATGTCCGAGCGATGCTCCGGAATCGACTCTGTCGACGCCATTCTCAACTACCTCAACCTGTCGTTGTTTGAGCACGCCATCGGCAACTACGTCGGTGCTCTGCACATGATTAAGCACGCCGTTTCCGTGTGGGTCACCGTGTGCGGCACCCATCTGCACCCCGATATCATCACGTCGCTGTCCAACGCCATCACCATGCTCACCACTCTCAAGCGATGGAACGAGTCGCGACAGTggctggagaagaccaTTGTTATCACTGAGAGTGTGGCCAACGAGAAGGCGCAGGCCCCTCTGCGGTTCCAGCTTGCCCAGACCATGTGCCACGAGCAGCAGTACAAGGAGGCTACCGATGAGCTGCGACGAGCCCTCAAGCTCTTTAACGCTCACTACGGTGAAGACGACCAGAACACCAAGGACTGTGCCGTGTGGCTCAAGTCTCTGACCCAGGCCGCCGTCTCTATCCAGCGACAGAAGCTgtgggagcaggagcagggcCGACTGGCTCGACAGGCTCCCAAGCCCACTGCTACTCATCAGAAGGAAgcccccaagaaggcttctaagaagaccaagggcaagggcaagggcaaggacgacaagggcGAGAAGCTCGttgccgagctcaagaagaagaaggctggaAAGCGTTAG